One part of the Halopenitus persicus genome encodes these proteins:
- a CDS encoding ABC transporter ATP-binding protein: MTTVLSVDDVTKRFGGIVAVDGLDLAIEAGELVGLIGPNGAGKTTTLNLITGFLDPDEGTVSLNGEDVTGASPDAVSKRGIGRTFQISKPFGRLSVYENLLVPNVSCGPTEQEARIERLLKELHLEEVRENRADELSGGQKKLLELARVLMLEPDLILLDEPAAGVNPALMDDIIEDIRRINEGGTAILVIEHDMSVISELCERVVVMNAGRNIASGTFEEIRDDEKVREAYLGGT; the protein is encoded by the coding sequence ATGACCACAGTACTCTCAGTCGACGACGTGACGAAACGGTTCGGCGGCATCGTCGCGGTCGACGGGCTCGACCTGGCGATCGAGGCGGGCGAGCTCGTCGGCCTGATCGGGCCCAACGGGGCCGGAAAAACGACCACGCTCAACCTCATCACCGGATTCCTGGACCCGGACGAGGGGACGGTCTCCCTCAACGGGGAGGACGTCACGGGCGCCTCGCCCGACGCGGTCTCGAAGCGCGGGATCGGGCGAACGTTCCAGATATCGAAGCCGTTCGGCCGCCTCTCGGTCTACGAGAACCTGCTCGTGCCGAACGTCTCGTGTGGACCGACCGAACAGGAGGCGCGCATCGAGCGACTGCTCAAGGAGCTTCACCTCGAGGAAGTGCGGGAGAACCGCGCCGACGAGCTCAGCGGTGGCCAGAAGAAGCTGCTCGAGCTCGCCCGCGTGCTGATGCTCGAACCGGACCTCATCCTGCTGGATGAGCCCGCGGCGGGCGTTAATCCGGCGTTGATGGACGACATCATCGAGGACATCCGCCGCATCAACGAGGGGGGAACCGCCATCCTCGTCATCGAACACGACATGTCCGTGATAAGTGAACTGTGTGAACGCGTCGTCGTGATGAACGCCGGTCGCAACATCGCCTCGGGAACCTTCGAGGAGATTCGCGACGATGAGAAGGTCCGTGAGGCCTACCTCGGGGGGACCTGA